GTTCAACGATCACCTGAGCGCCGTTCCCGCCTTCACCTGTTTCAAACAAATCAAGAGCGCCCTCTTGTGCGACATGTCTGAAGTTAAACACCTTCTCAAGGAGCTGTTTAAAAGCCGCAACCTCAGTCATGCGCAGAAATACCGGGCCGAGGCCTGTAATGGCATACTCGAGTGGAATGGGTCCGTTCTGCCACGGCGTTCCTGCTGGGACACCGGTATTTTTTTCATCAGAAATCAGTTGATACTTCTGATCATCGAAATCTGTGAACGACAAGGTTTGCTTGCCGAATTGTGTCTGGATGCCTGTATGCTCGATCTTAAGCCGGTCAAAACGCTTCACCCAGTAATCCAGGGCGTCATCACTCGGCACACGGAAAGCCGTCTGAGCTATTTCATTCGCCCCGTGCACCCCTTTAGGCACACCAGGAAAATCAAAAAACGTCATATCTGTCCCCGGACTTCCTGTATCATCGGCAAAAAATAAATGGTATGTCTGTATATCATCCTGATTGACCGTCTTTTTCACCAGTCGCATGCCCAGGACTTCTGTAAAAAAGGCATAGTTCTTCTCAGCACTGCTCGTTATGGCTGTGACATGGTGGACGCCTTTTAATGGTTTCATAATTGAGCCTCCTGTTTTCGTTGCAGTTGATTATCTCGAATTCGAGGTAATTGTATAACAGAGTGCAGTGCGGGGTCAATGAAAAGAGGTTGGCTTTGTGGCCTTATGTGTTTTGACTTGGTTGAGTGAGGATTTATCCAGGTTTTAAGAGCTTTATCCAGAAATAATTTCACATATCCAGGTTTTTCTAGGTGTTTTCCAGAAATATGGGCGTTTATCCAGACTTTTCATCCATATATCCAGGAAAACGAGTGATATATCCAGACTCCTTCTGTGTAGGCGGATTCCGTATCGGACGTGGTATCAGTGCAATGACTCGTAGAACGGATAAAATTATCGATCCCATTTCGACTCAACCTCTTTCGTATGATGGCTGCTCTGTTTCACTGTTAATGGCGTTTTGTAAAGCTAATACAGATGCGATGGCCTGGCTCCATTCCGCAATCATGTCGACCAGTTCCTCATCAACACCTTTAATTTTAATGGCCGACAGAAACTGTCCATAGACGTCCAAAAAGGATTCCAGCGTGAACCCTTCTTCCCATGCATCTGGCAAAAGCACACCCGCGCCTAGCGTTGAAATCAGATTTCCTTTTTTACCAATTTCCGCCTTAACCGTTTCGCTAGCAGGAGCCAAAACCCCCATGGCACTCACAGCATTTCCTATAGAGCCAAGATGGGCACCCGTTTTTTCTAAAAAAGAGCCCTCTTCGCTGTCTGTGATTAAAGCCGACCCTGTGCTCTGTAAAACATTCCCCCATAATTCAAGCTGTGTGCGCATTTTCGCATCTTTTACCAAAGCTGGCGTCGCTGCCACTGCCGACATCGTTTGGCCTATTGCGTTTAACCAGTACCCTAAAAGACCTTTAGTTCGATCATCCAAAACACCCCCTCCCCGAAACAAGACTTATGCTATCCTATTCAAAGCATTATGATTCGATCGTGTATGTGCCTTGAATGACGAATAAGTCGTCTCACTGAGAATTTCGGGGAAGTTCGCATGTATCATTCGGCTCGTTGAAGAAATTCCAACCGATTCCCGAATGGATCATCAACATAAAAACGCTCAGCACCTTCGAGCGGCTCATCGTCCTTCACTTTCACACCGGCGTCCACGAGTTTTTCCCGCAAGGCTTCTAAATGATCGACACGGAAAGCTGGATGTGCTTTTTTAGCAGGGTTGAACGGTTCTTGGATCCCAATATGCAGTTGATGCGCTCCACATTGAAACCATACCCCGCCGCGT
This sequence is a window from Lentibacillus sp. JNUCC-1. Protein-coding genes within it:
- a CDS encoding ring-cleaving dioxygenase — protein: MKPLKGVHHVTAITSSAEKNYAFFTEVLGMRLVKKTVNQDDIQTYHLFFADDTGSPGTDMTFFDFPGVPKGVHGANEIAQTAFRVPSDDALDYWVKRFDRLKIEHTGIQTQFGKQTLSFTDFDDQKYQLISDEKNTGVPAGTPWQNGPIPLEYAITGLGPVFLRMTEVAAFKQLLEKVFNFRHVAQEGALDLFETGEGGNGAQVIVEHAPSSPQAQQGYGTVHHAAFRVQDKAEIEAWTAWLKNFRIPNSGYVERYYFGSLYIRVAPQILFEIATDGPGFMEDEPYETLGEKLSLPPALEPKRDKIEQLVRPIDTVRSTKIFEKEYEK
- a CDS encoding DUF6944 family repetitive protein; the encoded protein is MDDRTKGLLGYWLNAIGQTMSAVAATPALVKDAKMRTQLELWGNVLQSTGSALITDSEEGSFLEKTGAHLGSIGNAVSAMGVLAPASETVKAEIGKKGNLISTLGAGVLLPDAWEEGFTLESFLDVYGQFLSAIKIKGVDEELVDMIAEWSQAIASVLALQNAINSETEQPSYERG
- a CDS encoding VOC family protein is translated as MLYSFLGIDHVQLAAPKGSENEARRFFKGILGMEEIPKPENLAKRGGVWFQCGAHQLHIGIQEPFNPAKKAHPAFRVDHLEALREKLVDAGVKVKDDEPLEGAERFYVDDPFGNRLEFLQRAE